From Alphaproteobacteria bacterium, the proteins below share one genomic window:
- a CDS encoding GntP family permease, whose product MTGLLYCAALLALAVALLIILTGRLRLHATLALAGLVVAYGFAADMTISSIGRTFSIGFVHTLDQVGLVLLGGIVAAVFVERSGAAVRIAAALARRGASSRIAVPIGLVAGTGASPTAALALALPLVRALRGRSGLVLSLSLLASFALVPPSPIAIAGSAVLGADAMTVFIVGAPLAIVVAMAGWLYAGRALPRVDDSDAEITTEPMHARDLLAVVLPVLVPLALLIVQSVAQIPSEPLGRGGMRELFTGISRPLMLMVLAAGLALLLVGRWDAAALSERGWAGEAITAAAGALMVMGAAGGFGRVLDETGAAELLGEALSLKRWGVLTPFLVAAIVKTMLGSSLTATLTTAGMIEPLLPALGLDAPTGRALAVAAIGAGAMTVSHINDAHFWLTAHAQRITPARALLAFSGGTAAQGVLAIAILLILSKVLL is encoded by the coding sequence ATGACGGGCCTGCTGTACTGCGCCGCGCTGCTGGCGCTTGCCGTCGCTCTGCTCATCATCCTCACCGGGCGCCTGCGATTGCACGCCACCCTGGCGCTGGCCGGGCTGGTCGTCGCCTATGGCTTCGCCGCCGACATGACCATCAGCTCGATCGGCCGCACCTTCAGCATCGGCTTCGTGCACACGCTCGACCAGGTCGGGCTGGTGCTGCTGGGCGGCATCGTCGCCGCCGTCTTCGTCGAGCGCTCCGGCGCGGCGGTGCGCATCGCCGCCGCGCTGGCGCGGCGAGGCGCGTCGTCACGCATCGCTGTGCCGATCGGCCTGGTCGCCGGCACCGGTGCCTCGCCGACGGCGGCGCTGGCGCTGGCGCTGCCGCTGGTGCGCGCGCTGCGCGGCCGCTCGGGACTGGTGCTGTCGCTGTCGCTGCTGGCGTCCTTCGCCCTGGTGCCGCCCTCGCCCATCGCCATCGCCGGATCGGCGGTGCTCGGCGCCGACGCCATGACCGTCTTCATCGTCGGCGCGCCGCTGGCGATCGTCGTCGCCATGGCCGGCTGGCTCTATGCCGGCCGGGCGCTGCCCAGGGTGGACGACAGCGACGCCGAGATCACCACCGAGCCGATGCACGCACGCGACCTGCTCGCCGTCGTCCTGCCGGTGCTGGTGCCGCTCGCGCTGCTGATCGTGCAATCGGTGGCGCAGATACCCAGCGAGCCGCTGGGCCGCGGCGGCATGCGCGAGCTGTTCACCGGCATCAGCCGGCCGCTGATGCTGATGGTTCTCGCCGCCGGACTGGCACTGCTGCTGGTCGGACGCTGGGACGCCGCGGCGCTATCGGAGCGCGGCTGGGCCGGCGAGGCGATCACCGCGGCCGCCGGGGCGTTGATGGTGATGGGCGCTGCCGGCGGCTTCGGCCGCGTGCTCGACGAGACCGGCGCCGCCGAGCTGCTGGGCGAGGCGCTGTCGCTGAAGCGCTGGGGCGTGCTGACGCCGTTTCTCGTCGCGGCGATCGTCAAGACCATGCTGGGCTCGTCGCTGACCGCGACGCTCACCACCGCGGGCATGATCGAGCCGCTGCTGCCGGCCCTGGGCCTCGACGCGCCGACCGGCCGGGCCCTGGCTGTCGCTGCGATCGGCGCCGGCGCGATGACGGTGAGCCATATCAACGATGCGCATTTCTGGCTCACCGCCCACGCCCAGCGAATCACGCCGGCGCGAGCATTGCTTGCCTTCTCGGGAGGAACCGCGGCGCAGGGCGTCCTGGCGATCGCGATCCTGCTGATCCTCTCGAAAGTGCTACTCTAA
- a CDS encoding cellulase family glycosylhydrolase, with product MLRFALLLILVALSLPAVAADPGFVRVEGKRFVGPDGKAIQLKGINLGNWLMPEGYMFKFERAKSPRQIEGAIERLVGPEAAQRFWRSFRDSYIGEDDFAFIKSVGFNLVRIPLHHKHFMRGERFEGDGYALLDRAVGWARVHGLYVVLDIHAAPGGQTGINHDDGPGYPLMFYVPEHRRRTLALWRHIAARYSKEPAILGYDLLNEPIAPYHDTAWLNPKLEPFYREVTAAIRSVDPHRIIFIAGGQWSSTFDMFGAPWTANLAYTFHSFWASTRRDSIQRHLNFAARHDVPLFIGETGEFTDEWNEAFRILLERHGIGWSFWTYKNLDTPSTIVSIPRPADWHHVVAVADRPRARWNDPLPVPRERLYDALGQYLEGTRFANGTIRWSYLKSLGLKPAP from the coding sequence ATGCTCCGGTTCGCCCTGTTGCTGATCCTTGTCGCGCTGTCGCTGCCCGCGGTGGCGGCCGATCCGGGCTTTGTGCGCGTCGAGGGCAAGCGCTTCGTCGGCCCCGACGGCAAGGCGATCCAGCTCAAGGGCATCAACCTCGGCAACTGGCTGATGCCCGAGGGCTACATGTTCAAGTTCGAGCGCGCCAAGTCGCCGCGCCAGATCGAGGGCGCAATCGAGCGCCTGGTCGGGCCAGAGGCGGCGCAGCGCTTCTGGCGCAGCTTTCGCGACAGCTACATCGGCGAGGACGATTTCGCCTTCATCAAGTCGGTCGGCTTCAACCTGGTGCGCATCCCGCTGCACCACAAGCACTTCATGCGCGGCGAGCGCTTCGAGGGCGACGGCTACGCGCTGCTCGACCGCGCCGTCGGCTGGGCCCGGGTGCATGGTCTTTATGTCGTGCTCGACATCCACGCCGCGCCCGGCGGCCAGACCGGCATCAACCACGACGACGGGCCGGGCTATCCGCTGATGTTCTACGTGCCGGAGCATCGCCGCCGGACCCTGGCTTTGTGGCGCCACATCGCGGCGCGCTACAGCAAGGAGCCGGCGATCCTCGGCTACGACCTGCTCAACGAGCCGATCGCGCCCTACCACGACACGGCGTGGCTAAACCCCAAGCTCGAGCCGTTCTACCGCGAGGTCACCGCGGCGATCCGCTCGGTCGATCCGCACCGCATCATCTTCATCGCCGGCGGCCAGTGGAGCTCGACTTTCGACATGTTCGGCGCGCCATGGACGGCCAACCTCGCTTACACCTTCCACAGCTTCTGGGCCAGCACCCGGCGCGACTCGATCCAGCGCCACCTGAACTTCGCCGCGCGCCACGACGTGCCGCTGTTCATCGGCGAGACCGGCGAGTTCACCGACGAATGGAACGAGGCGTTCCGCATCCTGCTGGAGCGCCACGGCATCGGCTGGAGCTTCTGGACCTACAAGAACCTCGACACGCCCTCGACCATCGTGTCGATCCCGCGGCCCGCCGACTGGCACCATGTCGTCGCCGTCGCCGACCGGCCGCGCGCGCGATGGAACGATCCGCTGCCGGTGCCGCGCGAGCGGCTCTATGACGCGCTCGGCCAGTATCTCGAAGGCACGCGCTTCGCCAACGGCACGATCCGCTGGAGCTACCTTAAGTCGCTGGGGCTGAAGCCGGCGCCGTAA
- a CDS encoding VWA domain-containing protein → MAIDLPNLGQTALVRRQLQVILALDCSGSMTGDKIASLNYAMRAAIPEMRAAAADNPETDLMVRVLRFASGAQWHVPDPTLVDELEWTDLAAGGETHMGEALCAIADILDPDHMPGRQLPPVIVLVSDGQPSDEFDVGMKRLLAAPYGQRALRVAVAIGGDADIEILERFIAHPDFKPLRANNAQDLVNRIKWATTVPVKSVSQSTNAPDPVTVLARDAERQKKTASDVVW, encoded by the coding sequence ATGGCGATCGACCTCCCCAATCTCGGGCAGACCGCGCTGGTCCGCCGCCAGCTCCAGGTGATCCTGGCGCTGGACTGCTCGGGCTCGATGACCGGCGACAAGATCGCCTCGCTGAACTACGCGATGCGCGCCGCCATCCCCGAGATGCGCGCCGCCGCCGCCGACAATCCCGAGACCGACCTGATGGTGCGCGTGCTGCGCTTCGCCTCGGGTGCGCAGTGGCACGTGCCCGACCCGACCCTGGTCGACGAGCTCGAATGGACCGACCTCGCGGCCGGCGGCGAGACGCATATGGGCGAGGCGCTGTGCGCCATCGCCGACATCCTCGATCCCGATCACATGCCCGGACGGCAGCTGCCGCCGGTGATTGTGCTGGTGTCCGACGGCCAGCCCTCCGACGAGTTCGACGTCGGCATGAAGCGGCTGCTGGCTGCGCCCTACGGCCAGCGCGCGCTGCGCGTTGCGGTGGCCATCGGCGGCGACGCCGACATCGAGATCCTCGAGCGCTTCATCGCCCATCCCGATTTCAAGCCGCTGCGCGCCAACAACGCGCAGGACCTGGTCAACCGCATCAAGTGGGCGACCACGGTGCCGGTGAAGTCGGTCTCGCAGTCGACCAACGCGCCCGATCCGGTGACCGTGCTGGCGCGCGACGCGGAGCGCCAGAAGAAGACCGCAAGCGACGTCGTCTGGTGA
- a CDS encoding PrsW family intramembrane metalloprotease: MTGNNMMPPVPRDHDEASFSEIVPIRSSKIKLWKSPLFIFGMVTAVVTVALFGLMRELLNSQSLPQARAAFGQLSMVVTFYILLMTVVAMMVYSRSDRRIWYLAFPVFVLALILMTPLGAPFFFFFRTILPGGPGMLGAKDFPTVFVGMFFAAGLMEELMKGVPILIGAALTIWGIKLRQTLSPTLYDLLRVRGPLDAILMALGSGAAFVFIETWGQYVPNIVNEVLRGSGGKEVLGAFGVGLMLLLPRVFNALAGHIGYAIVFAYFIGLAVIRPKGAIKLLAIGWVTASVLHALWNSIAHVHPMLQYVIAILTVIAMIACLLKAREIETSIFGRGGTDGGGSIVVGAPGAGPMPPRPSYVPPPMGAPPPPAAPAWAPAGPLVHCRRWPPRRLLATARRGAGRRWPAARSAPPVRRPQPRRCRSPWRHRSPWHRSRWRRPSPTFPWRSMSPA, translated from the coding sequence ATGACCGGCAACAACATGATGCCGCCGGTGCCGCGGGACCACGACGAGGCCTCGTTCTCGGAGATCGTCCCGATCCGGTCGAGCAAGATCAAGCTGTGGAAGAGCCCGCTCTTCATCTTCGGCATGGTGACGGCCGTCGTTACGGTCGCGCTGTTCGGCCTGATGCGAGAGCTGCTCAATTCCCAGTCGCTGCCGCAGGCGCGCGCCGCCTTCGGCCAGCTCAGCATGGTGGTGACGTTCTACATCCTGCTGATGACCGTGGTCGCGATGATGGTCTATTCGCGCAGCGACCGGCGCATCTGGTACCTAGCCTTCCCGGTCTTCGTGCTGGCGCTGATCCTGATGACGCCGCTGGGCGCACCGTTCTTCTTCTTCTTCCGTACTATCCTGCCCGGCGGCCCGGGCATGCTCGGCGCCAAGGACTTCCCCACCGTCTTCGTCGGCATGTTCTTCGCCGCCGGCCTGATGGAAGAACTGATGAAGGGCGTGCCGATCCTGATCGGCGCAGCGCTGACCATCTGGGGCATCAAGCTGCGCCAGACGCTGTCGCCCACGCTTTACGACCTCTTGCGCGTGCGCGGGCCGCTCGACGCCATCCTGATGGCGCTGGGCTCGGGCGCCGCCTTCGTGTTCATCGAGACCTGGGGCCAGTACGTGCCCAACATCGTCAATGAGGTGCTCAGGGGCAGCGGCGGCAAGGAAGTGCTGGGCGCCTTCGGCGTCGGCCTGATGCTGCTGCTGCCGCGCGTCTTCAACGCGCTGGCCGGTCATATCGGCTACGCCATCGTCTTCGCCTACTTCATCGGCTTGGCCGTGATCCGGCCCAAAGGCGCGATCAAGCTGCTCGCCATTGGCTGGGTGACCGCCTCGGTGCTGCACGCGCTGTGGAATTCGATCGCCCATGTCCATCCGATGCTGCAGTACGTGATCGCGATCCTCACGGTGATCGCGATGATCGCTTGCCTGCTGAAAGCGCGCGAGATCGAGACCAGCATCTTCGGCCGCGGCGGCACCGATGGCGGCGGCTCGATCGTCGTCGGCGCCCCGGGCGCCGGCCCGATGCCGCCGCGTCCGTCCTACGTGCCGCCGCCGATGGGCGCGCCGCCGCCGCCGGCAGCGCCGGCCTGGGCGCCCGCGGGTCCGTTAGTTCACTGCCGCCGATGGCCGCCGCGCCGCCTCCTCGCCACCGCCCGCCGCGGCGCCGGGCGGCGCTGGCCAGCGGCCCGCTCAGCCCCGCCGGTGCGCCGCCCCCAGCCGCGCCGATGCCGCAGCCCATGGCGCCACCGCAGCCCATGGCACCGCAGCCGGTGGCGCAGACCGTCGCCAACGTTCCCCTGGCGCTCAATGTCGCCGGCGTGA
- a CDS encoding protein phosphatase 2C domain-containing protein, translating to MSLANGVWAAGGSTVRGASHARRDMPNQDALAWAPAGSGGQPTLDAEAFIAAVADGHGAPAYDRSDIGSRIAVNCAIEALRRFVGGGSSEGVVEEILGRWREAVAADHQARAQDSGWVEAGHDVLTPYGCTLAAVAMAPSRLLVLQIGDSDVLFGYPDGRIERPLPVDQGLIGEQTYSLCAQDAAQRFRVRAMAADGAPNWPDFVMLSTDGVAKSFADEKAFLAIGRQYRDTVRKVGLPEVIGRLDDWLAEVSRRGSGDDVTLCLANRTAGGGSATDDDSDW from the coding sequence ATGAGCCTGGCCAACGGGGTATGGGCGGCCGGCGGCTCGACGGTGCGCGGCGCCTCGCATGCGCGCCGCGACATGCCCAACCAGGACGCGCTCGCCTGGGCGCCGGCGGGCAGCGGCGGCCAGCCGACGCTGGATGCCGAGGCCTTCATCGCCGCCGTAGCCGACGGCCACGGCGCGCCGGCCTACGACCGCTCCGACATCGGCTCGCGGATCGCGGTGAACTGCGCCATCGAGGCGCTGCGCCGCTTCGTCGGCGGCGGCAGCAGCGAGGGCGTGGTCGAGGAGATCCTCGGCCGCTGGCGCGAGGCGGTGGCCGCCGACCACCAGGCCCGTGCCCAGGATAGCGGCTGGGTCGAGGCCGGCCACGACGTGCTGACGCCCTATGGCTGCACCCTGGCCGCGGTGGCGATGGCGCCCTCCCGGCTCCTGGTGCTGCAGATCGGCGACAGCGACGTGCTGTTCGGCTATCCCGACGGCCGCATCGAACGACCCCTGCCGGTCGACCAGGGGCTGATCGGCGAGCAGACCTATTCACTCTGCGCCCAGGACGCCGCGCAGCGATTTCGCGTCCGGGCCATGGCCGCCGACGGGGCGCCGAACTGGCCGGATTTCGTCATGCTGTCGACAGACGGCGTGGCCAAGTCGTTCGCCGACGAGAAGGCCTTCCTGGCCATCGGCCGGCAGTATCGCGACACCGTCCGGAAGGTCGGGCTGCCCGAGGTCATCGGCAGGCTCGACGACTGGCTGGCCGAGGTCTCGCGCCGCGGCAGCGGCGACGATGTCACGCTGTGCCTTGCCAATCGGACCGCCGGCGGCGGGTCGGCGACTGACGACGACAGCGACTGGTAG
- a CDS encoding serine/threonine protein kinase, producing the protein MSGTTNDELPRGTPLVTVHGRRRGHVENLLGAGGQGAVYAVAIEGTRFALKWYHDDIASIDRTLRARLSRAIGIGPPTDRFLWPIDLVEIAGSNSFGYVMPLRDGDYNGMRDLIARPPKRIDLPLSKRVMVCLRIAQNFLELHARGFCYQDINFGNIFFHTNTGDILICDNDNVDIDGMDAAVFGTRKFMAPEVVRRETLPSTKTDLFSMAVLFFYIIHSWHPLDGRRENEVQIMDSSAETSLYGRNPVFIFDPQDQSNGPVPGVHDAIVARWNSLTPAIRSLFTRSFTVGLRQPGERVLEPEWRTNFARMVDGCVTCQHCGYDQAPRQGVKGQTLMPTVCVACGRPMALPPVLLIGRDTITLAPGVGVAIHHIDPDRPVDFATMAGVVEEHPTNKGVWGLRNLMRNAWKVTLGDGSAVTVDPGRAVRIMDETTVDFGRRTGRFVTGDTSVVARERTQ; encoded by the coding sequence ATGAGCGGGACCACAAACGACGAATTGCCACGCGGTACGCCGCTGGTGACCGTCCATGGACGGCGCCGGGGGCATGTCGAGAACCTCCTGGGGGCTGGCGGCCAGGGCGCGGTCTATGCCGTCGCCATTGAGGGCACGCGCTTTGCTCTGAAGTGGTACCACGACGATATCGCCTCGATCGACCGCACCCTGCGGGCGCGGCTGTCGCGCGCCATCGGCATCGGCCCGCCGACCGACCGCTTCCTGTGGCCCATCGACCTGGTCGAGATCGCCGGCTCCAACAGCTTTGGCTACGTCATGCCGCTGCGCGACGGCGACTACAACGGCATGCGCGACCTGATCGCACGGCCGCCCAAGCGCATCGACCTGCCGCTCTCGAAGCGCGTCATGGTCTGCCTGCGCATCGCCCAGAACTTCCTCGAGCTGCACGCGCGCGGCTTTTGCTACCAGGACATCAATTTCGGCAACATCTTCTTTCACACCAATACCGGCGACATCCTGATCTGCGACAACGACAACGTCGACATCGACGGCATGGACGCTGCCGTGTTTGGCACGCGCAAGTTCATGGCGCCGGAGGTCGTGCGACGCGAGACCCTGCCCAGCACCAAGACCGACCTGTTCTCCATGGCGGTGCTGTTCTTCTACATCATCCATAGTTGGCACCCGCTCGACGGGCGGCGCGAGAACGAGGTCCAGATCATGGACTCAAGCGCCGAGACCAGCCTGTACGGCCGCAACCCGGTGTTCATCTTCGATCCGCAGGACCAGTCGAACGGGCCGGTGCCGGGCGTGCACGACGCCATCGTCGCGCGCTGGAACTCGCTCACGCCGGCGATCCGCTCGCTGTTCACCCGCTCGTTCACCGTCGGCCTTCGGCAACCCGGCGAGCGCGTGCTGGAGCCGGAGTGGCGGACCAATTTCGCCCGCATGGTCGATGGCTGCGTCACCTGCCAGCATTGTGGCTACGACCAGGCACCGCGCCAGGGCGTCAAGGGCCAGACCCTGATGCCCACCGTCTGCGTCGCCTGCGGCCGGCCGATGGCGCTGCCGCCGGTGCTGCTGATCGGCCGCGACACCATCACGCTGGCGCCCGGGGTCGGCGTCGCCATCCACCACATCGATCCCGACCGCCCGGTCGATTTTGCCACCATGGCCGGCGTGGTCGAGGAGCACCCCACCAACAAGGGCGTGTGGGGCCTGCGCAACCTGATGCGCAATGCCTGGAAGGTCACCCTGGGCGACGGATCGGCGGTCACGGTCGATCCCGGCCGCGCGGTGCGAATCATGGACGAAACGACGGTCGATTTCGGCCGCCGCACCGGCCGTTTCGTCACCGGCGACACCAGTGTGGTGGCGCGGGAGCGCACGCAATGA
- a CDS encoding adenylate/guanylate cyclase domain-containing protein: protein MIRRLSTLLHGDLVGFSRMMEAAETTTVAAVKWAQTQVWEPAIERGSGRLVNTAGDAFLVEFDTTPQAIRCAMEIQADLAWRQREVPAERRLTFRIGINRGEVRVDGTNIFGTAVNVAARLQSLASPGTIFVSAVVRQEMGEPLGFTFTDRGELSLKNIARPVRVYEIVVDAAGHVRTQIVRERWRVVGRRRNGGPIDVTLDAAALATAEGIIVGRVPEQCHLTIDDISVSRRHFRLRQLSGETLSVEDLGSTNGTIIAGRRLTPGQPVPITAGTSVTFGDVTVNIARVPAGGESTRW, encoded by the coding sequence TTGATCCGCCGTCTGTCCACTCTGCTGCACGGCGACCTCGTCGGCTTCAGCCGGATGATGGAGGCGGCCGAAACCACGACCGTCGCAGCCGTGAAATGGGCCCAGACCCAGGTCTGGGAACCGGCCATCGAGCGTGGCAGCGGCCGGCTGGTCAACACCGCCGGCGACGCCTTTCTGGTCGAGTTCGACACCACCCCGCAGGCGATCCGCTGCGCCATGGAGATCCAGGCGGACCTCGCCTGGCGCCAGCGCGAGGTGCCGGCCGAGCGGCGCCTGACGTTCCGCATCGGCATCAACCGCGGCGAGGTGCGGGTCGACGGCACCAACATCTTCGGCACCGCCGTCAATGTCGCCGCGCGCCTGCAGTCGCTGGCCTCGCCGGGCACCATCTTCGTGTCGGCGGTGGTGCGCCAGGAGATGGGCGAGCCGCTGGGCTTCACCTTCACCGACCGTGGCGAGCTGTCGCTGAAGAACATCGCTCGCCCGGTGCGGGTCTACGAGATCGTCGTCGACGCCGCCGGCCACGTGCGCACTCAGATCGTGCGCGAGCGCTGGCGCGTGGTCGGGCGGCGGCGCAATGGCGGGCCGATCGACGTGACCCTGGACGCCGCCGCCCTGGCCACGGCCGAGGGCATCATCGTCGGCCGTGTGCCCGAGCAGTGCCACCTGACGATCGACGACATCAGCGTGTCGCGTCGCCATTTCCGCCTGCGCCAGCTCTCGGGCGAGACGCTGTCGGTCGAGGACCTCGGTTCGACCAACGGCACCATCATCGCCGGTCGCCGCCTGACGCCCGGTCAGCCGGTGCCGATCACCGCCGGCACGAGCGTGACGTTCGGCGATGTCACAGTGAACATTGCGCGCGTGCCGGCGGGCGGCGAGTCGACGCGGTGGTGA
- a CDS encoding GNAT family N-acetyltransferase: protein MPKSFEIRVMAATDLARALDWAAAEGWNPGLDDARAFQIADPQGFLVGILDGEPAGCVSVVRYGGDFGFLGFYITTPQARGKGHGIRIWNAGMAHLAGRNIGLDGVPAQQDNYHKSGFRLAWRNIRYQGVAAARGLPPPGVTFADARALPFTRLAAYDRRFFPAPRDGFLAYWIAAPGHVALAAIRDGTMHGLGVIRPCREGFKIGPLYATDAAIAAALVGALCERAGPGVVALDVPETNARAVHLAESLGMVPSFETARMYTGADPDIDAAGLFGVTTFELG, encoded by the coding sequence ATGCCGAAGTCGTTCGAGATCCGCGTCATGGCCGCGACCGATCTGGCGCGTGCCCTCGACTGGGCCGCCGCCGAGGGCTGGAATCCCGGCCTCGACGACGCGCGCGCCTTCCAGATCGCCGATCCGCAGGGCTTCCTCGTCGGCATCCTCGATGGCGAGCCGGCGGGCTGCGTGTCGGTCGTGCGCTATGGCGGTGACTTCGGCTTCCTCGGCTTCTACATCACGACGCCGCAGGCGCGCGGCAAAGGCCACGGCATCCGGATCTGGAATGCCGGCATGGCGCATCTCGCCGGCCGCAACATCGGACTCGACGGCGTGCCGGCGCAGCAGGACAACTACCACAAGTCAGGCTTCCGGCTGGCCTGGCGCAATATCCGCTATCAGGGCGTGGCCGCGGCGCGCGGCCTGCCGCCGCCGGGCGTGACCTTCGCCGACGCCAGGGCGCTGCCCTTCACGCGGCTCGCCGCATACGACCGACGTTTCTTCCCGGCGCCGCGCGACGGCTTTCTTGCCTACTGGATCGCCGCGCCGGGCCATGTCGCGCTGGCGGCGATCCGCGACGGTACGATGCATGGTCTGGGCGTGATCCGACCCTGCCGCGAAGGCTTCAAGATCGGCCCGCTCTATGCCACCGATGCCGCCATTGCCGCCGCGCTGGTCGGCGCCCTGTGCGAGCGCGCCGGCCCGGGCGTCGTGGCGCTCGACGTGCCGGAGACCAACGCCCGGGCGGTGCATCTGGCGGAGTCGCTGGGCATGGTGCCGTCTTTCGAGACGGCGCGCATGTACACCGGCGCCGATCCCGACATCGACGCCGCCGGCCTGTTCGGCGTCACCACCTTCGAGCTCGGCTGA
- a CDS encoding aspartate/glutamate racemase family protein, translating to MRLLLINPNTTQAMTDKVLAVARAGLSDEVELVGVTGRFGAAYIASRAAYAIAGHAALDAWANAPGEFDAVVLACFGDPGLDGLREICPVPVVGMADASLMVAAQLGARIGIVTGGERWGPMLREFVAARGLADRVAAIRTVAPTGADIARDPEGALALLAQSCVAAVDDGADVVVLGGAGLAGLADRLRERVPVPLVDGVLAAIGQALTLCGLGVGKATRGSLAQTPSVGSIGLSPALAARLVAGGKP from the coding sequence ATGCGCCTGCTGCTGATCAATCCCAACACGACGCAGGCGATGACCGACAAGGTCCTCGCCGTCGCCCGCGCGGGTCTCAGTGACGAGGTCGAGCTGGTCGGCGTCACCGGCCGCTTTGGCGCCGCCTACATCGCCAGCCGCGCCGCCTACGCCATCGCCGGCCATGCCGCGCTCGATGCCTGGGCCAATGCGCCGGGCGAGTTCGACGCAGTGGTGCTGGCCTGCTTCGGCGATCCCGGCCTCGACGGCTTGCGCGAGATCTGCCCGGTGCCGGTGGTCGGCATGGCCGATGCCTCGCTGATGGTCGCGGCACAGCTCGGCGCGCGGATCGGCATCGTCACCGGCGGCGAGCGCTGGGGCCCGATGCTGCGCGAGTTCGTCGCCGCGCGCGGCCTGGCCGACCGCGTCGCCGCGATCCGCACCGTGGCGCCCACGGGCGCCGACATCGCGCGTGATCCCGAAGGCGCGCTGGCGCTGTTGGCGCAGTCCTGTGTCGCCGCGGTCGACGACGGCGCCGACGTGGTGGTCCTGGGCGGCGCTGGCCTCGCCGGGCTGGCCGATCGCCTGCGCGAGCGCGTGCCGGTGCCGCTGGTCGATGGCGTGCTGGCCGCGATCGGTCAGGCGCTGACGCTCTGCGGGCTGGGCGTCGGCAAGGCCACGCGCGGCAGTCTCGCGCAAACACCTTCGGTCGGCAGCATCGGCCTTTCCCCGGCGCTGGCGGCCCGTCTCGTCGCAGGGGGGAAACCATGA
- a CDS encoding SDR family oxidoreductase, which produces MTKPLDGKVALITGAGKNIGRAIALKLAADGAAIVVNGRSDRPIVDAVVGEITAAGGKAMAAMGDVSDARAVEQMMAGVIAQMGGLDIVVSNAGLRRQTPFLDMQLAEWREILSVALDGAFILAKATVPSMIARGGGAFVAMSGISTHVGTPNRCHVSASKAGLEGLMRALAIELAPKRVTFNCVAPGAIDTTRGASAGARPSDDRAVPLGRKGTVEEIAATVRYLVGPEGAYTTGQTIHVNGGVFLT; this is translated from the coding sequence ATGACGAAGCCGCTGGACGGCAAGGTCGCGCTCATCACCGGCGCGGGCAAGAACATCGGCAGGGCGATCGCGCTGAAACTCGCCGCCGATGGTGCGGCGATCGTCGTCAACGGGCGATCCGACCGACCGATCGTCGATGCGGTCGTGGGCGAGATCACGGCGGCGGGCGGCAAGGCGATGGCGGCGATGGGCGACGTGTCCGACGCGCGCGCGGTCGAGCAGATGATGGCGGGCGTGATCGCGCAGATGGGTGGGCTCGACATCGTCGTCAGCAATGCCGGCCTGCGCCGCCAGACGCCGTTCCTCGATATGCAGCTGGCGGAGTGGCGCGAGATCCTGTCGGTGGCGCTCGACGGCGCCTTCATCCTTGCCAAGGCGACGGTGCCGTCGATGATCGCGCGCGGCGGCGGCGCCTTCGTCGCCATGTCGGGCATCTCGACCCATGTCGGCACGCCCAATCGCTGCCACGTCTCGGCATCGAAAGCCGGGCTCGAGGGCCTGATGCGCGCGCTGGCGATCGAGCTGGCGCCGAAGAGGGTGACGTTCAACTGCGTGGCACCGGGCGCCATCGACACGACACGCGGTGCATCGGCGGGCGCGCGGCCGAGCGACGATCGCGCAGTGCCGCTGGGCCGCAAGGGCACGGTCGAGGAGATCGCCGCCACCGTACGCTATCTCGTCGGACCGGAGGGCGCCTACACCACCGGCCAGACCATCCACGTCAATGGCGGCGTGTTCCTGACGTAG